The genomic region ACTGGAAATCGGACCGAACAAAGGTGAAAAAGCTCCGCTTGAACTTGTTGACTTGCTACAGGGAAAAAGCCGTGTCAAAGAAAATCAATTCAACCTTGACAATCCTGACTATGATGTCGATGTGTTGATTATAGGCGGCGGCGGTGCCGGTACTGCTGCAGCCATTGAGGCAATCGGTACCGGGGCAAAAGTCTTGGTAGCTACAAAGCTTAGGATGGGAGATGCCAACACAATGATGGCAGAAGGAGGCATCCAAGCTGCCGATGGACCAAACGACAGTCCTGCAATCCACTATCTGGATGCATACGGCGGCGGGCATTTTGCAGCAAAACCTGAACTTCTTTACAAGTTGGTCACGGAAGCTCCAGAAGCAATCCAATGGCTCAATGGTTTAGGCGTCGAGTTCGATAAAAGAGCAGACGGCACTATGGTCACGACTCATGGCGGTGGTACAAGTCGCAAGCGTATGCATGCCGCAAAAGACTATTCTGGTGCTGAAATTATGCGCACACTACGTGATGAAGCCATCAATCGTGGTGTTACCATCGTCGACTTCACTGCAGCAATAGAATTACTTCTTGATAACGAAGGCAAGGCTGCAGGAGCCGTACTCCTCAACATGGAAACAGGTGAACACCTGATTGCAAAATCTAAGACAGTCATCATTGCAACAGGAGGTGCAGGACGGTTACATTACCAAGGTTTTCCTACTTCCAACCATTACGGGGCAACAGCTGATGGCTTGATCATTGCATATCGCGCAGGAGCAAAATTACTTTATCAGGATACACTTCAATACCATCCTACGGGCGCAGCTTTCCCTGAACAGATCTTCGGAGCTTTGGTGACAGAAAAAGTCCGGTCACTAGGAGCAAAACTTGTTAACAAAGATGGAGTAGTTTTCATGCATCCGCTGGAAACAAGAGATGTCACGGCTGCTTCCGTCATCAGAGAATGCAAAGAACGCAAAATGGGTATCGAGACCCCCAGCGGCGGTCAGGGTGTATGGCTTGATACTCCAATGATTGAACTGAAAGGTGGCGAAGGTACTATCGAAAGACGGATTCCTGCAATGCTCAGGATGTTCAGCAAGTATGACATTGATATCAGAAAGGAACCAATCTTGGTTTATCCTACTTTGCATTACCAAAATGGTGGCATCGATATCAATGCAGATTGTATGAGCAATATTGAGAATCTCTATGTTGCAGGAGAAGCTGTAGGTGGTATTCATGGCCGAAACCGGTTGATGGGAAATTCTCTTCTCGATACAGTAGTGTTCGGCAGGGACGCAGGTCGCAACGCTGCGCTTCATGCCAAGGATGTAAAGGTTGGCAAGCTTTCGCTTCACCATATCACAAAATTTGAAGAAGAGCGAACCAAGGCAGGAATAACCTCCGAGACGTTAAGTCCAAAATTACTGCCTTCCTACACTCACAAGAAGAAATAGGAGTCAACTATAATGAGTTCCGCTGTAATTCTAGAAACAATCATGTACATTTGTTTTGGAGCTTCATGGCCAATGTCCATCAACAGATCCTACAAATCACGTTCAACAAAAGGCAAAAGCCTGATGTTCATGTGCTTTATCGGGTTTGGATATCTGTGCGGCATCGGTGCAAAGCTTATTACTGGTACATTCAATCTTGCCTTTTATGTATTGGTGCTGAACATCGTCTTGGTTTCAACTGATATTGGTTTGTATTTCCGCAACAAAAAAATAGAAGCTGCAGAAGAAGCAAAACAAGCTATTGAAACAGTAGAGGCCGCAGAAGAAATTGGAGAAGCTGTTGCTAATGCTGAAGCCGTCGGTGCCATAGAAGAAGCTGTTGCTGAGCATCTTGACTAACAATGAGGTCTGACAGAATGAAAATAGAACTATGCTTAGGGTCTTCCTGCCACGTCAAAGGAGCCCAAAATATACTGAAATTGCTTAAAGAAGCCATCAAAGCCCATAATTTGGAAAACAAAGTTACGCTTGCTGGAACCTTGTGTCTAGGGCATTGTGGTGAACCGGGAGCAAATCTAAAGATCGGTGAAGAAATTATTACAGGTATCACAAAAGACAACTTTGATGAGTTCTTCAAAAACAAGGTAATAAAGCCTTTGGCAACTGCCGAGTAGTAGATCAAATAAATCATAGAGGGAGTGTTGCAAACCTGATTCAGGCACGGCAACACTCTTTTTTTACTTAAAATGCATTCTTGACAAAACAAAAAATGATGAATCAAAAGTATCATTCAAAGTGCAAAAATGAATTTCAATACATGCTCCTCTGTGAGGAGCGACATGTTTACGACGAATTGATTGCATGCAAAACCTTATTTCAATACACGCTCCTCTGTGAGGAGCGACCCTGATGGGTATACAACATTTGATTATCTCTTTATTTCAATACACGCTCCTCTGTGAGGAGCGACAAGGAGCAGGCGATCACGGCCTACATCTATGCACAATTTCAATACACGCTCCTCTGTGAGGAGCGACAAAAATCATTGACGAGCAATCCTCATTGCCCGTATTTCAATATACGCTCCTCTGTGAGGAGCGACAGTAATGGCAATCATCAAATCAACGACACTGACTATTTCAATACACGCTCCTCTGTGAGGAGCGACACAAGGACTCTTGAGGATGGTACGGAAAGTACCATTTCAATACACGCTCCTCTGTGAGGAGCGACCTTGGGGGTGTCTTCCGGAGGTTGATTAGTACAGATTTCAATACACGCTCCTCTGTGAGGAGCGACACATCCATACGGACCGCCCTTTATGGCAACGGCAGATTTCAATACACGCTCCTCTGTGAGGAGCGACACAAGGACTCTTGAGGATGGTACGGAAAGTACCATTTCAATACACGCTCCTCTGTGAGGAGCGACCTTGGGGGTGTCTTCCGGAGGTTGATTAGTACAGATTTCAATACACGCTCCTCTGTGAGGAGCGACACATCCATACGGACCGCCCTTTATGGCAACGGCAGATTTCAATACACGCTCCTCTGTGAGGAGCGACACAAGGACTCTTGAGGATGGTACGGAAAGTACCATTTCAATACACGCTCCTCTGTGAGGAGCGACACAAGGACTCTTGAGGATGGTACGGAAAGTACCATTTCAATACACGCTCCTCTGTGAGGAGCGACCTTGGGGGTGTCTTCCGGAGGTTGATTAGTACAGATTTCAATACACGCTCCTCTGTGAGGAGCGACACATCCATACGGACCGCCCTTTATGGCAACGGCAGATTTCAATACACGCTCCTCTGTGAGGAGCGACGTTGGTCATCCAATCCAAAAAGGGGGGAATCCAATTTCAATACACGCTCCTCTGTGAGGAGCGACGCAGATAGCAAGGGTGGCATATTATCACTAAGGGATTTCAATACACGCTCCTCTGTGAGGAGCGACCATCCATACGGACCGCCCTTTATGGCAACGGCAGATTTCAATACACGCTCCTCTGTGAGGAGCGACAGCCATGCGGAATACAATCGTAGAGGCTAAGGCTATTTCAATACACGCTCCTCTGTGAGGAGCGACCGGAACAGGGACAATCCTCGTGCAAACCGTACGGATTTCAATACACGCTCCTCTGTGAGGAGCGACGGCATCGGCCATGCCCTTGAGATAGGATCTCAAAAATTTCAATACACGCTCCTCTGTGAGGAGCGACGTGGCAGACAAAAGACCACACCTTGGTCACCAAGATTTCAATACACGCTCCTCTGTGAGGAGCGACCTCTGAAGTACCGCCCTCTACCGTCATGTTCCATATTT from Spirochaetia bacterium harbors:
- a CDS encoding (2Fe-2S) ferredoxin domain-containing protein — its product is MKIELCLGSSCHVKGAQNILKLLKEAIKAHNLENKVTLAGTLCLGHCGEPGANLKIGEEIITGITKDNFDEFFKNKVIKPLATAE
- a CDS encoding FAD-binding protein, encoding MYTDENMLASIEKVEAARQNNAVLEPKRMDADEKDTLLQTFHPDYIQNQFAKLEIGPNKGEKAPLELVDLLQGKSRVKENQFNLDNPDYDVDVLIIGGGGAGTAAAIEAIGTGAKVLVATKLRMGDANTMMAEGGIQAADGPNDSPAIHYLDAYGGGHFAAKPELLYKLVTEAPEAIQWLNGLGVEFDKRADGTMVTTHGGGTSRKRMHAAKDYSGAEIMRTLRDEAINRGVTIVDFTAAIELLLDNEGKAAGAVLLNMETGEHLIAKSKTVIIATGGAGRLHYQGFPTSNHYGATADGLIIAYRAGAKLLYQDTLQYHPTGAAFPEQIFGALVTEKVRSLGAKLVNKDGVVFMHPLETRDVTAASVIRECKERKMGIETPSGGQGVWLDTPMIELKGGEGTIERRIPAMLRMFSKYDIDIRKEPILVYPTLHYQNGGIDINADCMSNIENLYVAGEAVGGIHGRNRLMGNSLLDTVVFGRDAGRNAALHAKDVKVGKLSLHHITKFEEERTKAGITSETLSPKLLPSYTHKKK